The following proteins are co-located in the Vigna angularis cultivar LongXiaoDou No.4 chromosome 2, ASM1680809v1, whole genome shotgun sequence genome:
- the LOC108328696 gene encoding trypsin inhibitor DE-3, with translation MASATLFAIFLLSALTFYPPSTTAQPVTDMNGNIVKNGGVYYILPLFFGAGGGGIKRARTGDETSPLSVVQSPFETDPGQPWRIRSMFKSLFIPEGRVSISYEYVQLGEAFESNEWIAVEGQSEGTFVKVGYPNSLSGFFTIHRASSANSYKFQFCSSDGKSCGNVGIVKDEAGNRLLAINQETPFEFVLMQLPSAATKRSTNHEKSYTFSV, from the coding sequence ATGGCGAGTGCAACGCTCTTCGCTATCTTCCTTCTTTCTGCCCTAACTTTCTACCCTCCTTCAACCACTGCTCAACCTGTCACGGACATGAATGGTAACATCGTTAAAAATGGTGGCGTATACTATATATTGCCACTCTTTTTCGGAGCCGGCGGCGGTGGAATCAAACGAGCCAGAACTGGAGACGAAACTTCCCCTCTCTCTGTTGTGCAATCTCCCTTTGAGACCGATCCAGGGCAACCATGGCGTATTCGATCCATGTTCAAATCCCTTTTTATTCCTGAAGGCAGAGTCAGCATTAGTTACGAATATGTTCAACTCGGTGAGGCTTTTGAGAGTAATGAGTGGATAGCTGTTGAGGGTCAGTCTGAAGGAACCTTCGTTAAAGTTGGCTACCCAAATTCCCTCTCAGGTTTCTTCACTATTCACAGAGCTTCCTCAGCCAATAGCTATAAATTTCAGTTCTGTTCAAGTGATGGCAAGTCCTGCGGTAATGTTGGGATTGTTAAGGATGAAGCAGGGAACAGGCTTTTGGCCATCAATCAGGAAACCCCATTCGAGTTTGTTCTTATGCAACTTCCGTCTGCTGCAACTAAACGAAGCACTAATCATGAAAAGTCCTACACTTTTTCCGTGTGA
- the LOC128195327 gene encoding uncharacterized protein LOC128195327, whose product MVLVGLAVKKPEPNDPLHSGLVAVMLVKQGSYRIVMEEERGEQSDKGSDRTRKLVFRHYCRSKMIGVLNERLTIEQKGYIEKSVFGWLLYFPSSIKIGLPVVGEAIDLNKVGHRSVCREYFPKGKVDVRMVYEFLLEEHQNFPIEHFCSLYILVGISEFLVPNRSGVVFPIIFDLVSEFGSVAKYNWGSLFFQYFVESVCGASTTMKNETTKSHIHVQGCAYLLQVWFCHHFVTSKSIYSTRVTKFPRLLNWIDINIGDKFMKSALAKGSVVIDVGVSKEELCYGMVKDACEKFGIPFKKQNRGDKEKLLFVVEEQTRVIADMQSSLNDLRKLVQGKNEDKNEEFVEEPLWGREHGCQSTPVQHDQQTPVVERGFQMQQSTMYDRMKAQPRIRVKSVVKRSPYTAGVRRKKGVPE is encoded by the exons ATGGTCCTAGTTGGCCTTGCTGTCAAAAAACCTGAACCCAATGACCCACTTCATTCGGGTTTGGTAGCAGTAATGTTGGTGAAGCAAGGGTCCTACAGAAT tGTGATGGAGGAAGAACGTGGTGAACAAAGTGACAAAGGAAGTGATAGAACGAGGAAG TTAGTGTTCAGACACTACTGCAGAAGCAAGATGATAGGTGTTTTGAACGAACGGTTGACTATTGAGCAAAAGGGATACATTGAGAAGAGTGTTTTTGGTTGGTTGTTATACTTCCCAAGTTCTATTAAGATAG GGTTGCCTGTTGTTGGTGAAGCGAtagatttaaataaagttgggcATCGTAGTGTTTGTAGGGAGTACTTCCCTAAGGGGAAAGTGGATGTCCGGATGGTATATGAGTTTTTGTTAGAGGAACATCAAAATTTTCCAATAGAACATTTTTGCAGCTTGTATATATTGGTAGGCATATCAGAGTTCTTGGTTCCGAATCGAAGTGGAGTAGTATTCCCAATCATATTTGACCTTGTTTCGGAGTTTGGGAGTGTGGCTAAGTACAATTGGGGCAGTTTATTTTTTCAGTACTTTGTTGAAAGTGTGTGTGGTGCTTCAACAACAATGAAGAATGAAACAACCAAAAGCCATATTCATGTTCAAGGATGTGCTTACCTGTTGCAG GTATGGTTTTGTCACCATTTTGTGACATCGAAGTCCATTTACAGTACACGGGTAACAAAATTCCCAAGGTTGTTGAACTGGATTGATATCAATATTGGGGATAAGTTTATGAAAAGTGCTTTGGCAAAGGGATCG GTTGTTATTGATGTTGGTGTGTCCAAAGAGGAGCTTTGTTATGGTATGGTGAAAGACGCTTGTGAGAAATTTGGTATTCCATTTAAGAAGCAAAATAGAGGAGATAAGGAAAAATTACTTTTTGTTGTAGAAGAACAAACACGGGTAATCGCGGACATGCAAAGTAGTCTTAACGATTTAAGAAAGTTGGTTCAAGgaaaaaatgaagataagaatgaagaattTGTGGAAGAACCGCTGTGGGGACGTGAACATGGTTGTCAAAGTACACCGGTTCAGCATGACCAGCAAACCCCTGTGGTTGAACGTGGATTTCAAATGCAACAAAGCACAATGTATGATCGTATGAAAGCGCAACCCCGAATACGGGTTAAGAGTGTCGTAAAAAGAAGTCCTTATACTGCAGgtgttagaagaaaaaaaggagtaCCTGAATAA